A genomic segment from Janthinobacterium sp. 64 encodes:
- a CDS encoding ATP-dependent nuclease, whose translation MHVKSIKLINFKKFRDELLEFNDDVNIFVGDNNAGKSTILEALEIVLNYNHRGRPFNGEFSPDLFNQDAVNLFLASDKTSKYLPVLTIEAYIEGVPEYRGTNNSLKADAQGVVVQACFDVLLEDVYEKYLLTNPSITSIPIEFYKLEWLDFGWNPIRPIAKKFKALYIDPTRIHPTIGKNQYISSILNTALAKEELVKLTLNYRENLQVFNNSGEVLTVNANLDTAHLITDRRLTIAASTLPAGAIQTGLQLKLDDVPFHFIGKGEQSNVQIKLAIQNKSHDIDLVMMEEPENHLSHTNLNKLVHYVENQRADKQLFLTTHSSYVLNKLSIDKICLVQSGYKRLHTLDAQVVKTLKRLPGYDTLRVALSSKVILVEGPSDELVLKKIYQRKHNRLPEQDGIDIIVVRGVGFKTFIEVGKQIGTRIHVLRDNDGDYHGNVVQGRLEYAEFPNVKLFSPINDNEFSLEPAMIYANAIDIETLDAFAKEVLSAPTYKLYDANLTLQDRRENLIQWFKSVKGNGKGARKVDSAIRLFDGQLDFKYPEFLDEVLNFA comes from the coding sequence GTGCACGTTAAATCGATTAAGCTGATCAACTTCAAAAAATTTCGTGATGAGCTTCTTGAGTTCAATGACGACGTCAATATTTTCGTAGGCGATAACAATGCCGGCAAAAGTACGATTTTAGAAGCATTAGAAATTGTGCTAAATTACAACCATCGTGGACGGCCCTTCAATGGCGAATTTTCGCCCGATCTTTTCAATCAGGATGCGGTCAACCTTTTCCTCGCCTCTGACAAGACGTCGAAGTACCTACCCGTTTTGACCATAGAGGCCTATATTGAAGGTGTACCTGAGTACCGTGGCACGAATAATAGCCTCAAGGCAGATGCCCAAGGAGTCGTAGTACAAGCCTGTTTCGACGTGTTGTTAGAGGACGTTTATGAGAAATACCTGCTGACCAACCCTAGTATCACTAGTATTCCAATCGAGTTTTATAAGTTGGAATGGCTCGATTTTGGCTGGAACCCGATTAGGCCGATAGCAAAGAAGTTCAAAGCTCTGTACATCGATCCGACACGAATCCACCCCACCATAGGGAAGAATCAGTATATCTCTAGCATTCTCAACACGGCACTCGCGAAAGAAGAACTGGTAAAACTAACCCTCAATTATCGTGAAAACCTACAGGTATTTAACAACTCCGGAGAGGTCCTGACGGTTAATGCCAACCTTGATACGGCTCACCTCATCACGGATCGAAGGCTCACCATTGCAGCAAGTACCTTACCAGCGGGTGCTATCCAGACGGGCCTGCAACTAAAGTTGGATGATGTGCCATTTCATTTCATCGGCAAGGGAGAGCAAAGCAATGTACAAATCAAGCTTGCTATACAGAACAAATCCCACGATATCGATTTGGTGATGATGGAAGAACCCGAAAACCATTTATCCCACACTAATTTAAACAAGCTCGTGCACTACGTTGAGAACCAGAGGGCAGACAAGCAACTTTTTCTGACTACCCATAGCTCTTATGTGCTGAACAAGCTCAGCATCGACAAGATTTGCTTAGTACAGTCAGGGTACAAAAGGTTGCATACGCTTGACGCTCAAGTTGTGAAGACACTTAAGCGTCTTCCTGGCTACGATACCCTACGAGTAGCATTATCGAGCAAGGTGATCTTGGTTGAGGGACCGTCGGATGAACTGGTGCTCAAGAAGATCTACCAGCGAAAACATAATCGACTACCTGAGCAGGATGGGATAGATATTATTGTAGTGCGCGGAGTAGGCTTCAAGACGTTCATTGAGGTTGGCAAACAGATTGGTACTAGAATCCATGTGCTAAGGGATAATGACGGTGACTATCACGGTAACGTTGTGCAAGGACGTCTGGAATACGCTGAATTTCCCAATGTCAAACTGTTTTCACCAATTAACGACAACGAATTTTCGCTTGAGCCAGCGATGATTTATGCCAATGCGATCGATATCGAAACACTTGATGCGTTTGCAAAAGAGGTGCTATCGGCTCCGACCTACAAACTCTATGATGCGAATCTCACTTTACAAGACAGAAGGGAGAATTTGATTCAGTGGTTCAAGAGCGTAAAAGGCAACGGCAAAGGTGCTCGCAAGGTCGATTCAGCCATCAGGCTTTTTGATGGTCAGTTAGATTTCAAATACCCAGAATTCTTAGATGAGGTACTTAATTTTGCCTAA
- a CDS encoding UvrD-helicase domain-containing protein, whose protein sequence is MRYLILPNELWIAGAGSGKTHKIITDAIGVINGGGRVLVVTYTTNNQAELRARFAELYGGSSEHFIVKGLFTFYLEDMVRPYQRVVFPDRISTISFTESNPHLMPDTTFHIKGRGEKRADGTINPLHYLTPCKTKAYSGLLAKLATHIAKLSKDAAAKRLNEVYQRIFFDEVQDLVGWDYDVIKSINKVMINSICCVGDFRQTIYTTTFGHKAPQTLQEKVDYLVGKLKFEKKSMPKNRRCVQEICDLSDTIHAGLYDKTISGVEKIPEDIAHHSGAFIVKQSQVTEYVTAFQPQVLRWSATTGRKYLPSNLLCYTFGSCKGLGFDRVLVIPPDKHLKFLGGDLTVFEKDKTEESRNKFYVAVTRARYSLAFVVADNLANVLPYPVWDGVGVPEAAIKT, encoded by the coding sequence ATGAGGTACTTAATTTTGCCTAATGAACTTTGGATCGCAGGCGCCGGATCGGGTAAAACGCATAAAATCATCACTGACGCGATTGGGGTCATCAATGGTGGGGGGAGGGTATTGGTAGTCACTTATACCACCAACAACCAAGCAGAACTGCGTGCACGCTTTGCCGAACTGTACGGTGGCAGCAGCGAACACTTTATTGTCAAAGGGCTTTTCACGTTTTATCTCGAAGATATGGTGCGCCCCTATCAGCGCGTAGTATTTCCTGATCGAATATCGACCATCTCATTCACTGAATCCAATCCTCACTTGATGCCGGATACAACTTTTCATATTAAAGGAAGAGGTGAAAAGAGGGCTGACGGAACGATCAATCCACTGCACTACCTTACACCTTGCAAAACCAAGGCCTACTCTGGATTGTTAGCAAAGCTTGCGACTCATATTGCGAAGCTATCCAAAGATGCAGCAGCCAAACGGCTGAATGAAGTTTATCAGAGGATTTTTTTTGATGAAGTGCAGGATTTGGTCGGTTGGGATTACGATGTGATCAAATCTATCAACAAGGTGATGATCAACTCGATCTGTTGTGTCGGGGACTTTCGGCAGACGATTTACACTACAACATTTGGGCATAAGGCTCCGCAGACGCTTCAGGAGAAGGTTGATTACCTTGTCGGCAAGCTGAAGTTTGAGAAAAAATCGATGCCTAAAAATCGTAGATGCGTCCAGGAGATCTGTGACCTATCCGATACGATACATGCTGGACTGTATGATAAGACGATATCCGGAGTTGAGAAAATTCCTGAAGATATCGCCCATCACTCTGGTGCGTTTATAGTAAAGCAGTCCCAAGTGACTGAGTATGTGACTGCCTTTCAGCCCCAAGTGCTCCGCTGGTCGGCGACAACTGGCCGTAAATACCTGCCAAGTAACCTCCTATGTTATACGTTCGGGTCTTGCAAAGGTCTCGGCTTTGACCGGGTCCTGGTAATTCCACCGGATAAGCACCTGAAATTTCTTGGTGGCGATCTTACAGTTTTCGAAAAGGATAAAACGGAAGAGTCGCGGAACAAATTTTACGTCGCGGTCACCAGAGCTCGCTACAGCCTAGCGTTTGTAGTTGCGGACAATTTAGCAAATGTTTTGCCTTACCCAGTGTGGGATGGCGTTGGCGTGCCCGAAGCGGCGATCAAAACTTGA
- a CDS encoding helix-turn-helix domain-containing protein — translation MKLLILQQAEQQTLRDMGVFHPHPRVRIRAQAIVRLSQGLTLQQTANEFHVHLNSIEAWRQRWNKQGLMGLYEGHHTGRKRKWTAEQQEALRALAQTDGGSANSLLRTFAQREGLPAISQETARRYLHEMQFSYKRYRYSLKKSIQRKRSARPHA, via the coding sequence ATGAAACTACTGATACTACAACAGGCTGAACAGCAAACATTGCGCGACATGGGTGTTTTTCATCCGCACCCACGTGTACGGATACGTGCCCAAGCGATAGTTCGATTAAGCCAGGGACTGACTTTGCAGCAAACTGCCAATGAATTCCATGTTCATCTGAACAGCATTGAAGCATGGCGGCAACGCTGGAACAAGCAAGGCCTGATGGGTCTTTATGAAGGCCATCATACCGGGCGCAAACGCAAGTGGACGGCCGAACAGCAAGAAGCACTACGAGCATTGGCGCAAACCGATGGGGGCAGCGCCAACAGTCTGCTACGGACCTTCGCGCAACGGGAAGGCTTACCCGCCATCAGCCAGGAAACGGCAAGGCGATATTTGCACGAGATGCAGTTCAGCTACAAGCGCTACCGCTATAGTTTAAAAAAAAGCATCCAGCGGAAGCGTTCGGCAAGGCCGCACGCATAA
- a CDS encoding IS630 family transposase yields MDQQARAGQCELLFYDESGFSPNPPIQSGWSRIGQTRGVEPLSHGERVNVLGALSHDHKLHWRTQRRPTVCDDVIAFFDELAAQKHTVPRIVVLDNASFHKGPQIEKCRRKWMAQGLFLYYLPPYSPELNRIEILWKQAKYFWRRFAGLKGSELLTEVESLMKGFGTAFTINFV; encoded by the coding sequence TTGGATCAACAGGCACGTGCCGGGCAGTGCGAACTGCTGTTTTATGACGAGTCCGGTTTCAGCCCGAATCCGCCGATTCAGTCGGGCTGGTCGCGGATTGGACAGACGCGTGGCGTGGAACCGCTGTCGCATGGCGAGCGCGTTAATGTTCTCGGTGCGCTAAGTCATGACCACAAGCTGCACTGGCGAACGCAACGTAGGCCGACAGTATGCGACGACGTGATCGCTTTCTTCGACGAACTTGCGGCACAAAAACATACCGTGCCGCGCATTGTCGTATTGGACAACGCATCATTTCACAAGGGGCCGCAGATCGAGAAATGCCGACGAAAATGGATGGCACAGGGGCTATTTCTATATTACTTGCCCCCTTACAGCCCGGAACTGAATCGCATCGAGATCCTGTGGAAACAGGCCAAGTACTTCTGGCGCCGTTTCGCCGGGCTGAAAGGAAGCGAGTTGCTGACCGAAGTGGAATCGTTGATGAAAGGTTTCGGAACTGCATTCACAATAAATTTCGTCTGA
- a CDS encoding PA domain-containing protein, giving the protein MKAKSQDISRYLLRAGATLAIAAALSACASKPGPWPARALPANAAVTVDATQFLSRKQLVDWQYDLDERLLRATGSPRHEAYIDVLHERLARAGVKQLRFEPVSLRQWSVEAEHWGLEVLDGERPGVLPSAGYIPYSGVTPASGITGRIAYLAPNTKPDASLAGKLVLVEMPEVAWTGQVFHQRAVHVHDPEHAMGPDTPYARPFQMLGPFISLLDSLQAAGAAGVIVILDTPSLAADGLYAPCDGVVRQLPGVFVDRGRGQRLRDRVLAGTPPVLRLTMAATVRQVQTRNLVGIIPGKSDELMVLASYTDGTNGLENNGPNAIVDMAQYLTRLPQDSLPRSVMLLLTGGHLAGGAGIAQFMDRHKDDGLTQRMAAMLGIGQLGALEVLPDSNGYLHLTGRSEPATLFSPRTPALMEASYAMLRQAGVAPAFVLPPANAGGDGSAQMAAWPDAGRTLRAAQRPPTINYVKAPTYQFSYGIGTVTQADYRLMQRETVALTQMLLDLSRVPYADLRKETAP; this is encoded by the coding sequence ATGAAGGCAAAGTCTCAAGATATTTCGCGCTATCTGCTGCGCGCGGGCGCCACGCTGGCCATCGCGGCAGCTCTGTCCGCCTGTGCCAGCAAGCCCGGTCCATGGCCTGCGCGCGCCCTGCCTGCAAACGCTGCCGTGACGGTCGACGCCACGCAATTCCTGTCCAGGAAGCAACTGGTAGACTGGCAATACGATCTGGACGAGCGCCTGTTGCGCGCCACGGGATCGCCCCGGCATGAAGCGTATATCGACGTGTTGCATGAGCGCCTGGCGCGCGCCGGTGTCAAACAGCTGCGCTTTGAACCGGTCAGCTTGCGGCAATGGTCGGTGGAGGCGGAACACTGGGGCCTGGAAGTGCTCGATGGCGAGCGACCCGGCGTGCTGCCTTCGGCTGGCTATATTCCGTACTCGGGCGTCACGCCAGCGTCCGGCATTACGGGACGCATCGCCTACCTGGCGCCCAATACCAAGCCCGATGCCAGCCTGGCGGGCAAGCTGGTGCTCGTCGAGATGCCTGAAGTGGCGTGGACGGGCCAGGTTTTCCACCAGAGGGCCGTGCACGTCCACGACCCGGAGCACGCCATGGGGCCGGACACGCCGTATGCGCGCCCGTTCCAGATGCTGGGGCCGTTCATTTCGCTGCTGGACAGCCTGCAGGCGGCCGGTGCGGCGGGCGTGATCGTCATTCTGGATACGCCTTCCTTGGCGGCGGACGGCCTGTATGCACCCTGCGACGGCGTGGTGCGCCAGTTGCCCGGCGTGTTTGTCGACCGCGGCCGTGGCCAGCGCCTGCGCGACCGGGTGCTGGCGGGCACGCCGCCTGTCTTGCGGCTGACCATGGCGGCCACCGTGCGGCAGGTGCAGACGCGCAACCTGGTCGGCATCATCCCCGGCAAGTCGGATGAATTGATGGTGCTGGCTAGCTACACGGATGGCACGAACGGGCTGGAAAACAATGGACCGAACGCCATCGTCGACATGGCTCAGTACCTGACGCGCCTGCCGCAGGACAGCTTGCCGCGCAGCGTCATGCTGCTGCTGACGGGCGGTCATCTCGCGGGCGGCGCGGGCATCGCGCAATTTATGGATCGCCACAAGGACGATGGCTTGACGCAGCGCATGGCCGCGATGCTCGGCATCGGGCAACTGGGCGCGCTGGAAGTGCTGCCCGACAGCAACGGCTACTTGCATCTCACGGGCAGGTCCGAGCCGGCCACCCTGTTTTCACCGCGCACGCCTGCCTTGATGGAGGCATCCTACGCCATGCTCAGGCAGGCCGGTGTGGCACCCGCGTTCGTGCTGCCGCCTGCCAATGCCGGCGGCGATGGCAGTGCGCAGATGGCCGCCTGGCCCGATGCGGGCCGGACGTTGCGGGCTGCGCAACGCCCACCCACGATAAATTATGTCAAGGCGCCGACCTATCAGTTCAGCTACGGCATCGGCACGGTGACCCAGGCGGACTACCGGCTGATGCAGCGCGAAACCGTGGCCTTGACGCAGATGCTGCTGGATCTGTCGCGCGTGCCGTATGCCGATTTGCGCAAGGAAACAGCGCCGTAG
- a CDS encoding chitinase produces MNSLIITLFGGSLAACGGGSDGASASTSQLLAGATTAVACYTPWSSGTAYNGGGQASYNNVNYTANWWTQGNNPATSSGGAGSGQPWTVVGDCGTPTPTPTPTPTPTPTPTPTPTPTPTPTPTPTPTPTPTPTPTPTPTGLARHALIGYWHNFTNPSGATYPISQVSDDWDVIVVSFGDNAGGGNVSLTIDPGAGTEAQFIADVAAKRAKGKKVILSLGGQNGSVSVGNTAEATNFTNSLYAIITKYGFDGIDLDLENGVAQGAAIQTYLPIAVKNLKTKVGSSFYLSMAPEWVYVEGGYTSYGSIWGAYIPIINALRSELTVLHPQYYNNGDIYTPYATGAIKAGSADQLVATARMLIEGFNYGGNTFAGLRPDQVGFGVPSGRSSAGSGFTTNADVSNALNCLTRLLNCGTIKPLQAYPDFRGVMTWSINWDRHDNYNFSVPTKNVLKTLP; encoded by the coding sequence ATGAATAGCCTCATCATTACCCTCTTCGGCGGTAGCCTGGCCGCTTGCGGCGGCGGCAGCGACGGAGCCAGCGCCAGCACAAGCCAGCTGCTGGCCGGTGCGACCACAGCGGTGGCCTGCTACACGCCGTGGAGCAGTGGCACCGCCTACAACGGCGGCGGCCAGGCCAGCTACAACAACGTCAATTACACGGCCAATTGGTGGACGCAAGGCAATAATCCAGCGACCAGCAGCGGCGGTGCCGGCAGCGGCCAGCCCTGGACGGTGGTGGGAGACTGCGGCACGCCGACACCGACTCCTACCCCAACGCCGACACCCACGCCTACCCCAACTCCTACGCCGACTCCCACCCCGACACCTACCCCGACACCTACCCCGACTCCGACTCCGACGCCTACTCCGACACCAACGCCCACCGGCCTGGCCAGGCACGCGCTGATCGGCTACTGGCACAACTTCACCAATCCCAGCGGCGCCACGTATCCGATCAGCCAGGTCAGCGACGACTGGGATGTGATCGTCGTCTCGTTCGGCGACAACGCGGGCGGCGGCAATGTCAGCCTGACCATCGATCCGGGCGCGGGCACGGAAGCGCAGTTCATCGCCGACGTGGCCGCCAAGCGGGCGAAGGGCAAGAAAGTCATCCTGTCGCTGGGCGGACAAAACGGTTCTGTTTCCGTCGGCAATACGGCCGAAGCGACGAATTTTACGAACAGCCTGTACGCCATCATCACCAAATATGGCTTCGACGGCATCGACCTGGACCTGGAAAATGGCGTGGCGCAAGGCGCGGCCATCCAGACCTATCTGCCGATCGCCGTGAAAAACCTGAAAACCAAGGTCGGCAGCAGCTTTTATCTGTCGATGGCGCCGGAATGGGTGTATGTGGAGGGGGGATATACGAGCTACGGCAGCATCTGGGGCGCCTACATTCCCATCATCAATGCCTTGCGTTCCGAGCTGACGGTGCTGCACCCGCAGTACTACAATAATGGCGACATCTACACACCGTACGCCACGGGCGCCATCAAGGCCGGTTCGGCCGACCAGCTGGTGGCCACGGCGCGCATGCTGATCGAAGGTTTTAACTATGGCGGCAACACCTTCGCGGGCCTGCGTCCGGACCAGGTGGGCTTTGGCGTGCCGTCGGGGCGCAGCTCGGCCGGCTCGGGTTTCACGACGAATGCCGACGTCAGCAACGCCCTGAATTGCCTGACGCGCCTACTCAATTGCGGCACCATCAAGCCGCTGCAGGCGTATCCGGACTTCCGCGGCGTGATGACGTGGTCGATCAACTGGGACCGCCACGACAACTATAATTTCTCCGTGCCGACCAAGAATGTGCTGAAGACCCTGCCGTAA
- a CDS encoding TetR/AcrR family transcriptional regulator: MSLHTLKTQRILDAALAVFCRYGYRKTSMLDIAQAADMSRAALYLHFKNKEDVFRAGSERAHATVMAQVAAALAEPGPVFTRIETALLAFQQGLMADISASAHGQELFDANMTLAADITLSARASLAASLAGALEQAEAAGDIALRRVGATAAQVAALLVASMDGIKHTQGGGEALRQGIALQMRVLGAALLRM; the protein is encoded by the coding sequence ATGTCACTCCACACCCTGAAAACCCAGCGGATACTCGATGCGGCGCTGGCCGTGTTTTGCCGTTACGGCTACCGCAAGACATCCATGCTCGACATCGCGCAGGCGGCCGATATGTCGCGCGCCGCGCTGTACCTGCACTTCAAGAACAAGGAAGACGTGTTTCGCGCCGGCTCCGAACGGGCGCATGCCACCGTCATGGCGCAAGTGGCAGCGGCGCTGGCCGAACCCGGCCCCGTGTTCACGCGCATCGAAACGGCGCTGCTGGCATTCCAGCAAGGCTTGATGGCGGACATTTCGGCCAGCGCGCATGGGCAGGAATTGTTCGATGCCAACATGACCCTGGCCGCCGACATCACCCTGAGCGCGCGGGCAAGCTTGGCGGCCTCGCTGGCCGGCGCGCTGGAACAGGCCGAAGCGGCGGGCGATATCGCGCTGCGGCGAGTGGGCGCGACTGCCGCGCAAGTGGCCGCCTTGCTGGTGGCCAGCATGGATGGCATCAAGCACACGCAAGGGGGAGGGGAGGCGTTGCGCCAGGGCATAGCGCTGCAGATGCGCGTGCTGGGCGCGGCGCTGCTGCGCATGTGA
- a CDS encoding nuclear transport factor 2 family protein, which translates to MEELDPGRQAALQEQLRDIERSRLRALVDGDLVVARSLHADDFQLVTPIGSMLSREEYLGAIAAGHMRYLSWEPGEIEVRLHGDAAVLRYQAQLEINFGGQAVPRSRYWHIDSYERRDGRWQAVWSQATAIR; encoded by the coding sequence ATGGAAGAACTGGACCCTGGCCGCCAGGCGGCCTTGCAGGAACAATTGCGCGATATCGAACGCAGCCGCCTGCGCGCGCTGGTCGATGGCGACCTGGTGGTGGCGCGCAGCTTGCACGCCGATGATTTTCAGTTGGTCACGCCCATCGGCAGCATGCTGTCCCGCGAGGAATATCTGGGCGCAATCGCGGCAGGCCACATGCGCTATCTGAGCTGGGAACCGGGCGAGATCGAGGTGCGCCTGCATGGCGACGCAGCTGTCCTGCGCTATCAGGCCCAGCTTGAAATCAATTTCGGCGGCCAGGCCGTGCCCCGGTCGCGCTACTGGCATATCGATAGCTATGAGCGGCGTGATGGACGCTGGCAAGCCGTCTGGTCGCAGGCGACGGCGATACGCTGA
- a CDS encoding DUF2061 domain-containing protein — protein sequence MFTAIKTFSQVCTHMSIAFGLAYLLTGSLALGGLAAIIEPVINVGLLPWHEKAWHAIRRRHAASRLGFAALAGEKLSQTALHMGVAFGVMYWATGSMAFGGLLAVVEPICNVIVLPFHDRLWEKVRFRLESRGAAPLATLPT from the coding sequence TTGTTCACCGCCATCAAAACATTCAGCCAGGTCTGCACGCATATGTCGATCGCCTTCGGCCTCGCCTACTTGCTGACGGGGTCGCTCGCGCTCGGTGGCCTGGCCGCCATCATCGAACCGGTCATCAATGTGGGCTTGCTGCCATGGCATGAAAAAGCCTGGCACGCGATCCGCCGCCGCCATGCCGCCAGCCGCCTGGGCTTTGCCGCCTTGGCCGGCGAAAAGCTGAGCCAGACGGCCCTGCACATGGGCGTGGCGTTTGGCGTCATGTACTGGGCCACGGGTTCCATGGCTTTCGGCGGCTTGCTGGCCGTGGTCGAGCCGATCTGCAATGTGATTGTGCTGCCCTTCCACGACCGGCTGTGGGAAAAAGTCCGCTTTCGCCTGGAAAGCCGCGGTGCGGCGCCGCTGGCGACGTTGCCTACCTGA
- a CDS encoding amidase has protein sequence MQLHEYISFDGLGLAQLLRTGAVSAAELHDAAVRACAAVNPQINAVVELWPADFPTLDHTAPFAGVPFLIKDVAVTMAGQRSEAGSRLGAGHVATHDSHLMTQFRQAGLVTFGRTSTPEMAFATTTEAVLYGATRNPWNVSLSAGGSSGGAAAAVAAGIVPLAHATDAAGSIRVPAASTGLFGLKPSRGRVSNGPAMDEIFSGLGVQLGVSRTVRDSAALLDCVQGVMAGEPYLTSPPSHSWLSQVSVAPGKLRIGVQRAATNGAHPVPAVDTALQDTVRLLESLGHHVEEAAPALGVSWDAFVHANAGIWCANLVPWINFLAQESGRAVSLATLEAATLACYRYGQTVSAVDFVAALDVRNTVTRHAGALFEQYDVLLTPTMPDVPWPLGRYGEKEEQLDGLGWTARLFEHSPYTPLANVAGLPAMSVPLAMSNEGLPIGMQFMAGYANDGILLRLAGQLERAAPWGQRRPSVWAGKEQTCLAGG, from the coding sequence ATGCAACTACATGAATATATAAGCTTTGATGGTCTGGGACTGGCCCAGCTGCTGCGCACTGGCGCCGTCTCGGCGGCCGAATTGCACGACGCGGCCGTGCGCGCCTGCGCCGCCGTCAACCCGCAGATCAATGCCGTGGTCGAGCTGTGGCCGGCCGATTTTCCCACCCTGGACCATACGGCGCCGTTCGCCGGCGTACCGTTTCTGATCAAGGACGTGGCCGTCACCATGGCGGGCCAGCGCAGCGAAGCGGGCAGCCGCCTGGGCGCCGGCCATGTCGCTACGCATGATTCTCATCTGATGACGCAATTCCGCCAGGCGGGACTAGTCACCTTTGGCCGCACCAGCACGCCGGAAATGGCATTCGCCACCACCACGGAAGCCGTTTTATATGGCGCCACGCGCAACCCGTGGAACGTCAGCTTGAGCGCGGGCGGCTCCAGCGGCGGCGCGGCGGCGGCCGTGGCGGCCGGCATCGTGCCCCTGGCGCATGCGACGGACGCGGCCGGTTCCATCCGCGTGCCGGCCGCCTCGACGGGCCTGTTCGGCTTGAAACCGAGCCGTGGCAGGGTCTCGAATGGCCCCGCCATGGACGAGATTTTCAGCGGCCTGGGCGTGCAGCTGGGCGTGAGCCGCACGGTGCGCGACAGCGCCGCCTTGCTCGACTGCGTGCAGGGCGTGATGGCAGGCGAGCCATATCTGACGAGTCCACCCAGCCACAGCTGGCTGTCGCAGGTGAGCGTGGCGCCGGGCAAGCTGCGCATCGGCGTGCAGCGCGCCGCCACCAATGGCGCCCATCCCGTACCCGCCGTCGATACCGCGCTGCAAGACACCGTGCGCCTGCTGGAAAGCCTGGGCCACCACGTGGAAGAAGCAGCGCCTGCGCTGGGCGTGTCGTGGGACGCGTTCGTGCACGCCAATGCCGGCATCTGGTGCGCCAACCTGGTGCCGTGGATCAATTTCCTGGCGCAGGAAAGCGGGCGCGCCGTGTCGCTGGCGACCCTGGAAGCGGCCACCCTGGCCTGCTACCGGTACGGACAGACGGTGTCGGCCGTCGATTTCGTCGCCGCCCTCGACGTGCGCAATACCGTCACGCGCCACGCCGGCGCCCTGTTTGAACAGTACGACGTCTTGCTGACGCCGACCATGCCGGATGTGCCGTGGCCGCTGGGGCGCTATGGAGAAAAGGAAGAACAGCTCGATGGCCTGGGCTGGACGGCGCGCCTGTTCGAGCATTCGCCCTACACGCCGCTGGCCAACGTGGCGGGCTTGCCGGCCATGTCCGTGCCGCTGGCCATGTCCAATGAAGGGTTGCCGATCGGCATGCAGTTCATGGCGGGCTATGCGAACGATGGGATCTTGCTGCGCCTGGCTGGCCAACTGGAGCGGGCGGCGCCGTGGGGGCAAAGGCGCCCGTCGGTGTGGGCCGGCAAGGAACAAACATGCCTTGCAGGTGGCTGA
- a CDS encoding LysR family transcriptional regulator has translation MSNLHKLDLNLLLTLNALLIERNVTRAAARLHLSQPSVSVQLGKLRTAFDDPLLLPGPRGMLPTARALALFAPLQAVLAQLEQVLQPESAFDPATAEVRWNLAAADATEYAILLPLLPALRAQAPLSRMAVFEAVPARMAHDLESGQVDLGFLAQEEAPPGLRHRTLFSEHYVLAGRRDHPLLQTVPDLDRFCALEFIVVSPNGGGFRSNVDTALEQLGRTRNVVLSVPHFLIVPPLLAASDMVALLPSRLLKNALGGLRTWEPPVSLPDYEMAMVWHERMHLDAAHRWLRERILASLQAGLHDFPV, from the coding sequence ATGAGTAATTTGCACAAGCTGGACTTGAACCTGCTGCTGACCCTGAACGCGCTGTTGATCGAGCGCAACGTCACGCGGGCGGCGGCGCGGCTGCACCTGAGCCAGCCTTCCGTCAGCGTGCAACTGGGCAAGCTGCGCACGGCCTTCGATGATCCGCTGCTCTTGCCCGGTCCGCGCGGCATGCTGCCCACGGCGCGCGCGCTGGCCCTGTTCGCACCGCTGCAAGCCGTGCTGGCCCAGCTGGAGCAAGTCTTGCAGCCGGAATCGGCCTTCGATCCGGCCACGGCCGAGGTGCGCTGGAATCTGGCGGCGGCCGACGCCACCGAATATGCGATTTTGCTGCCCCTGCTGCCTGCCTTGCGTGCGCAAGCGCCGTTGTCGCGCATGGCCGTGTTCGAAGCCGTGCCGGCGCGCATGGCGCACGACCTGGAAAGCGGCCAGGTCGACCTGGGCTTTCTGGCGCAGGAAGAAGCACCGCCCGGCTTACGCCACCGTACCCTGTTTAGCGAGCACTACGTGCTGGCGGGCCGGCGCGACCACCCGCTGCTGCAAACGGTTCCCGACCTCGACCGGTTCTGTGCGCTGGAATTCATCGTCGTCTCGCCGAACGGCGGCGGCTTCCGCAGCAACGTCGACACGGCACTGGAACAGCTGGGGCGCACGCGCAATGTGGTCCTGTCCGTGCCGCATTTCCTGATCGTCCCGCCCCTGCTGGCGGCCTCCGACATGGTGGCCCTGCTGCCGTCGCGCCTGCTGAAGAATGCGCTGGGTGGCCTGCGCACATGGGAGCCGCCCGTCAGCCTGCCCGATTACGAGATGGCGATGGTCTGGCACGAGCGCATGCACCTGGACGCGGCGCACCGCTGGCTGCGCGAGCGCATCCTGGCCAGCTTGCAGGCTGGCCTACACGATTTTCCAGTGTAA